The stretch of DNA GATTTTCGAATAATATAATTCTTACGATCGTGGATTTTAGTTATCACAGCAACATCATCTTTATCGATTTCAAAATCGACCTCATCACCAACAGCAATAGGGTTGGTATGTTTGATATTCGCAATTCTAAATTTTCCTCTTATTCTGGCTTGGTAAGTTGAACCATCTTCTGTACGAAGATGATACCAACTACCTGTAGATTTTGTTACAATTCCTTTCAAACGGTATTATATTTTTTCTTCTTTTTTAATCATAATATTATTCTGTTGAGCAACGGATTCTTGGTGAATAGCTTGTAATAATTTATCAACAAAATCTTCTGATAAACCTAACGAAGCTCCTGCTTTTACAGAATTTTCTTTGATCTGTTTCCAACGTTCAGGTTGGAAGACAGCTACATTGTGTTCTTTCTTTAATTCTCCAATCAAATTCGCTACTTTCATACGTTGCGCAATCGTATCAAGAATTGTCGTGTCTAATTCATCAATTTGATGACGTAAATTCTGAATTCCAGCTTTATAGATCGAATCTGGATCGTCTGATTGACGTAACTCTAAAGCTATTAAAATTTCTTTTAAACGAGCTGGCGTAATTTGTTGTGCCGCATCCGACCATGCTTCATCTGGCGTACAATGTGTTTCAATCATCAATCCATTGTATTCGAAATTGAAAGCTTGTTGAGATATATCAAATAATCCTTCTCTGTTTCCACAGATGTGTGATGGATCACAGATAATTGGAATATTCGGTAATTTGTTTTTGAAATCTAAAGCAATTTGCCATTGTGGATTATTACGGTATTTCGTTTTTTTGTACGTCGAAAATCCACGGTGAATGGCACCTAAGTTTTTAATTCCTTGACCTTCTAAACGTTCTAATGCTCCAATCCATAAATCTAAATCTGGATTAACAGGATTTTTTACTAAAACAATTTTATCGGTGTCGCGTAAAGCTTCAGCAATTTCTTGTACAGTAAATGGATTTACAGTAGAGCGAGCTCCAATCCATAAAACATCAACATCATATTCCAAAGCTAATTTAGCATGGTTAGCGTTTGCAATTTCAGTTGCAATCATCATTCCATGCTCATCTTTTACTTTTTTCAACCAATTTAATCCAATCGCTCCAACACCTTCAAAGCAGTTTGGTTTGGTACGAGGTTTCCAAATTCCCGCACGAAAGACCTTAACATAATCTTTGTCAATATCTTCAGCAATTGTCATCATTTGTTTTTCACTTTCAGCGCTACAAGGTCCTGCGATGATAAGTGGTTTCTCAAATTGGTTGATCCAGTTATTATTTTCCATAATTGTTACAAATTTAAGGTATATAGATTTAGGTATTATGATTTATTTAAAATTCTTCTAATGTCGTTTGTGTTCGACAGGTATTCGTGGATAGTTTCTGCGTCGGCATCTTCTATCATCTTCTTCATTTTTTTAATTTGCTCTTCATAAGCATTAATGGCATTCAGCAAATTTTCTCGGTTTTGGATAAAAATTGGTGTCCACATTTCAGGTGAACTTTTCGCTAAACGAACGGTCGATTCAAATCCAGAACCTGCCATATCAAAAATGGCTTTTTCATTTTTCTCAATTTCTAACACCGTTTGCCCTAAAGCAAAAGAGGTGATGTGCGATAAATGAGAGACATAAGCAATGTGTTCGTCGTGAGCTTTAGAGGTCATCGTAATGACATTGGTCCAAAGGTTTTGATAAATTTTACGAACCTTTTTTACAGCACTTAAAGCACTTTCTTCTGGATCACAGATAATGGAAACTTTGTTCATGAACAATTCCGGAAATGCTGCTTTTGGTCCCGAATTTTCTGTTCCGGCAATCGGATGGGTGGCGACATAATTCTTACGATTTGGATGAGTACGTACGATGGCACCGATTCCAGCTTTGGTCGACCCCATATCCATTACGATTGTGTCTTTTGGGATGTAATCTAAAATTTTAGGAAGCGTGGTTTGTATTGCATTAATCGGAATCGCTAAGACTACCAAATCACTGACTAAAACAGATTCTTTTAAATCGCCCAACGTGTCAACGATGCCTAATTCTAGTGCTTCGCGACAATGTTGCAAGTCAGCATCTACGCCAATAATCGTGTCTGCTAATCCCACTTTTTTTAAGGCTAGGGCAAAGGAACCTCCAATTAATCCTAAACCTACAATGGTTACTGTTTTCATAAGCGTTCCAAGACTTCATTTAATTTTTCAACTGACGCACACAATGAAAATCGGATGTAACCTTCTCCATTGCTTCCGAAAATACTACCAGGAGTGATAAAGACTTTTTTATCGTACAAGATTTCATCAATAAATTCCTTATCATCAATCCCTTCAGGCAATTTGGCTCAAATAAACATTCCAACCGCATTCGAATCGTAGGTAACGTTAAGCTTTTCACAGATTTGATAAATCATTTTACGACGTTCAGCATACACTTTCGTTAAATGTTGATACCAATCTGCTGAAACTTCTAAAGCTTTAGCGGCAGCTTGTTGTATCGCATAGTTCATTCCCGAATCCATATTCGACTTTACTTTCAAAATCGATTGGATGAATTCTTCTTTTCCTAAAACCATTCCAACACGCCATCCAGCGATATTAAAAGTTTTACTCAATGAGTTTAATTCAATTGCCACATCTTTAGCTCCTTCAATGGATAAGATGCTCGTTGGCTCATCATTTAAAATAAAACTATATGGATTATCATTCACAATTAAAAGCTGATGGCGTTTTGCAAATGCCACCAATTGTTCCAGAACTTCTCGTGGAGCCGTTGCACCAGTGGGCATATGCGGATAATTGATCCACATTATTTTGGGTTTTTGCTCCGCTAATTTTTCCAATTGTTCAAAATCAGGTAACCAATTATTCTCACCTTTTAAATCATAAAATAATGGTTGGGCTTGTACCAATTCAGTTACGGACGTATAGGTTGGATAACCCGGATTTGGAATCAAAACTTTATCTCCTTCATTCAAAAAAGCCATGGAAATGTGCATGATTCCTTCTTTGGATCCCATCAAGGGTAAAATCTCAGTAGTTGAATCCAATTTGACACCAAATTGTTGGTGATAAAACTGTGCCATTGCATTTCGCATAATTGGTAAGCCACGATAACTTTGATAGCCATTAACACCAGCTTGAGAGGCTGTGATTAATGTTTCAATCACTTCAGGTGCTGGTTGCAAGTCAGGGCTACCAATCCCTAAAGAAATAATTGGAATTTCCGTTTGCATGTTCGCTATTTCCTGAAGTTTTTTCGAGAAATAGTATTCTTGAACACTTTGTAAACGTTGGGCTTCTGTGATCATTCTTTTCCTTTTTTGTATTCTCCTAAGATTTCTAAATCTGTTAATTTCTTCGCAATCTTGCCTAAAAGCGTGTAATATTGTTGCTTGTCCTCGAATGTAATATCGATATGAAAAGAGTATTCCCAAGGTTTATCAATAATCGGAACCGATTGAATTTTATCCATATTAATTCCGCATTCGGCAATATGATTTAAGACCTCAACCAATGCTCCAGCTTTGTGATGAACGGAGAATCGCATTGATACTTTATTGAAATCTTCGTAATCGATGTGCTCACGTTCTAAGACAAAAAATCGTGTAAAGTTGTCTTGAAAGGTTTGGATGCTCGAGGCTAAAATATCCAACCCGTAAACTTCGGCTGCTTTACGAGAAGCAATCGCTGCAACGTAATCCAAGTTTTGATCGACAATATCTTTCGCTGTTAAAGCAGTATCCACATCGTTTACAATTTTCCAATCGGGATGTTTTTCCAAAAACTTATCGCATTGTAAAAGGGCCATTTGGTGCGATCGTACTTCTTGAATATCCTCTAAAGTTTGACCTTTTTGAACCATAAGTTGATGCTGAATCGATAGATAAATTTCACCGACTACTTTTAATCCATATTTGGTAATTAAAGCATAGTTCGGAAGGATAGCTCCAGCAATCGTATTTTCAATGGCCATAACCGCCTTGTCCACTTTCCCTTTTGCTAAGGCTTTAGCCAATTGCTTGAATGTATCACATTCCATCAATTCGATTTCATCTCCTAAATAATTTGCAGCCGCTTCGTGGTGATACGACCCTTTGACTCCTTGAATAGCTACTTTTGTTTTCATTTCGATTTTAGGCAAAAAAAAAGCCCCGGCACGTGGCGGGACTTTCTTATCTTATTAATATATTCAATCAATTATGACAACGCAGTCCCTGCTCTTCTGAATACCATCCAAAAAAGTAAAAGAAAAACGCGTTAAAATAATTGAACATTGTCATTTCTTAATTTGTAAATTGTAAAACAAAGCTATTAAATAATTTTTTAAACGAACTTACGTTTTAATAATTTTATCAAAAATTTTTCGCTGGATGGGAATAATCATCAAAGATTTAACAAAAAAGTACGGTAATCAATTGGCACTGAATAAGGTGTCTTTTTCGATAGAACAAGGTGAAGTGGTCGGTTTATTGGGTCCGAATGGTGCTGGGAAGTCGACACTAATGAAGAGTATTACCAATGCAATTATTCCAGATAATGGAGAAATTTTAGTAAATAATTCTTCAGTTAACACAAATCCAATCGAAACCAAAAGTCAAATTGGATTCTTACAGGAAAATAATCCGTTGTACATGGATATGTACGTCAAAGAATTTTTGCAATTTGTCATGAACATTCGTGGCGAAAAAAAGCAGAGAGTAGACGAAGTGATCGAATTAGTTGGACTAACACCAGAGAAACATAAAAAGATTCATCAGCTATCGAAAGGATATAAACAACGTGTCGGGATTGCTCAAGCCATCTTATCAAAACCGCAGATTTTAATCTTAGACGAACCAACCAATGGATTGGATCCAAACCAAATTATTGAAATCAGAGAATTGATTCGTGAAATTGGTAAAGACACAACGATTATTCTTTCAACTCACATTATGCAAGAAGTAGAAGCTTTATGTTCGCGTGTAATTTTATTAAATAAAGGTGAGATTGTAGCCGATCAACCAATTGAAGAATTCAAAGGACAATATCAAAATTTAGAAGAAGCGTTCCAAGCTTTAACAAAATAATTTATTCTATTATATATAGAAGTATAAAAAAAAGCCTTCAGAATACTGAAGGCTTTTTACATTATGCTTTCTTTTTTAAAATAAAGACTTCTTTTATTTTATCAATGTCTACTTTTTGATTTTTAGAAGTTGGTGCTAATGTTGAAATCAAATAATCGACTTCTTGCTCAGAAGATGGTCCACCTACATTTTCACCGTTGATCTTAGAGTCTTTTAAAACGTTTCCATTTTCATCCAAAATGACCCAATATGGTAAACCTTGATTTTTTCCACCTAATTGTTCTACAAATTCAGTTCCGCCAGGAGTATTTAATGTTGCTTTTTCACCGCGTTCTTCTACCGTGATAAATGCTTTGACATAGTTTTGATCAAAATATGATTTTACCAAAGGATCTTCCATATTTTTTTCCATCTTCTTGCACCATCCACACCAAGAAGCATGAAAGATTAAAAAGATATTTTTATTTTCGACTTTGGCTTGATGATAAGCTTTATTCATGATTTCAGCAGCAGATTGTGCATTTGCAAAACTGGCAATGGTAATAAATAAACTGAATAAGATGGTTTTAATTTTCATAATCTCTATTAAATAAGTAGAGTAAATGTAACGATAAATTGTAAATC from Faecalibacter sp. LW9 encodes:
- a CDS encoding ABC transporter ATP-binding protein, translating into MGIIIKDLTKKYGNQLALNKVSFSIEQGEVVGLLGPNGAGKSTLMKSITNAIIPDNGEILVNNSSVNTNPIETKSQIGFLQENNPLYMDMYVKEFLQFVMNIRGEKKQRVDEVIELVGLTPEKHKKIHQLSKGYKQRVGIAQAILSKPQILILDEPTNGLDPNQIIEIRELIREIGKDTTIILSTHIMQEVEALCSRVILLNKGEIVADQPIEEFKGQYQNLEEAFQALTK
- a CDS encoding prephenate dehydratase: MKTKVAIQGVKGSYHHEAAANYLGDEIELMECDTFKQLAKALAKGKVDKAVMAIENTIAGAILPNYALITKYGLKVVGEIYLSIQHQLMVQKGQTLEDIQEVRSHQMALLQCDKFLEKHPDWKIVNDVDTALTAKDIVDQNLDYVAAIASRKAAEVYGLDILASSIQTFQDNFTRFFVLEREHIDYEDFNKVSMRFSVHHKAGALVEVLNHIAECGINMDKIQSVPIIDKPWEYSFHIDITFEDKQQYYTLLGKIAKKLTDLEILGEYKKGKE
- a CDS encoding prephenate dehydrogenase — protein: MKTVTIVGLGLIGGSFALALKKVGLADTIIGVDADLQHCREALELGIVDTLGDLKESVLVSDLVVLAIPINAIQTTLPKILDYIPKDTIVMDMGSTKAGIGAIVRTHPNRKNYVATHPIAGTENSGPKAAFPELFMNKVSIICDPEESALSAVKKVRKIYQNLWTNVITMTSKAHDEHIAYVSHLSHITSFALGQTVLEIEKNEKAIFDMAGSGFESTVRLAKSSPEMWTPIFIQNRENLLNAINAYEEQIKKMKKMIEDADAETIHEYLSNTNDIRRILNKS
- a CDS encoding bifunctional 3-deoxy-7-phosphoheptulonate synthase/chorismate mutase type II; this encodes MENNNWINQFEKPLIIAGPCSAESEKQMMTIAEDIDKDYVKVFRAGIWKPRTKPNCFEGVGAIGLNWLKKVKDEHGMMIATEIANANHAKLALEYDVDVLWIGARSTVNPFTVQEIAEALRDTDKIVLVKNPVNPDLDLWIGALERLEGQGIKNLGAIHRGFSTYKKTKYRNNPQWQIALDFKNKLPNIPIICDPSHICGNREGLFDISQQAFNFEYNGLMIETHCTPDEAWSDAAQQITPARLKEILIALELRQSDDPDSIYKAGIQNLRHQIDELDTTILDTIAQRMKVANLIGELKKEHNVAVFQPERWKQIKENSVKAGASLGLSEDFVDKLLQAIHQESVAQQNNIMIKKEEKI
- a CDS encoding thioredoxin family protein, with amino-acid sequence MKIKTILFSLFITIASFANAQSAAEIMNKAYHQAKVENKNIFLIFHASWCGWCKKMEKNMEDPLVKSYFDQNYVKAFITVEERGEKATLNTPGGTEFVEQLGGKNQGLPYWVILDENGNVLKDSKINGENVGGPSSEQEVDYLISTLAPTSKNQKVDIDKIKEVFILKKKA